A single Cottoperca gobio chromosome 7, fCotGob3.1, whole genome shotgun sequence DNA region contains:
- the her9 gene encoding hairy-related 9 isoform X1: MPADTMEKQTASPIAGAPASGTHTPDKPKNASEHRKSSKPIMEKRRRARINESLGQLKTLILDALKKDSSRHSKLEKADILEMTVKHLRNLQRVQMSAALSADATVLSKYRAGFNECMNEVTRFLSTSEGVNTEVRSRLLNHLSSCMGQMMSMNYPQQAVSQQAHLAQPLHVQLPSTLPINAAAMGSKLSPVEAVSPKVFGGFQLVPASDGQFAFLIPNPAFASTTSPIIPLYANAGLPVAVNASPVHGSPASTAASPVHGMTSFSGGSQAVSPVGVSTGSEGNEPVWRPW; encoded by the exons ATGCCAGCTGACACTATGGAGAAGCAGACGGCATCCCCTATCGCCGGTGCCCCAGCAAGCGGAACACACACACCGGATAAACCGAAAAATGCCAGCGAGCATAGAAAA TCATCCAAACCGATCATGGAGAAACGCCGGAGAGCAAGAATAAACGAAAGCCTTGGGCAGCTCAAGACCCTCATCCTGGACGCACTTAAAAAAGAT AGCTCCAGACACTCCAAGTTGGAAAAAGCAGATATCCTAGAGATGACAGTGAAGCACTTGAGAAACCTGCAGCGTGTGCAAATGAGCG cAGCACTCTCAGCAGATGCCACCGTCTTGAGCAAATACAGAGCCGGATTCAACGAGTGCATGAACGAAGTCACCCGCTTCCTGTCCACCTCAGAGGGGGTGAACACGGAGGTGAGGTCGAGGCTCCTCAACCACCTGTCCAGCTGCATGGGCCAGATGATGTCCATGAACTACCCGCAGCAGGCCGTGTCCCAGCAGGCGCACCTGGCTCAACCTCTCCATGTGCAGCTCCCATCCACTCTGCCTATCAACGCTGCTGCTATGGGCTCCAAACTCAGTCCTGTCGAGGCCGTCTCCCCCAAAGTCTTTGGTGGCTTTCAGCTGGTGCCTGCATCCGATGGACAATTCGCGTTTTTGATCCCTAACCCGGCATTCGCCTCAACCACATCCCCTATTATCCCCCTTTACGCAAACGCAGGACTGCCTGTTGCTGTCAACGCCAGTCCGGTGCACGGCAGCCCGGCGTCGACTGCAGCTTCTCCAGTCCACGGCATGACGTCATTCTCCGGGGGGTCCCAGGCGGTCAGCCCGGTCGGAGTCAGCACCGGCTCGGAAGGCAACGAGCCTGTTTGGAGGCCTTGGTAG
- the her9 gene encoding hairy-related 9 isoform X2, which translates to MPADTMEKQTASPIAGAPASGTHTPDKPKNASEHRKSSKPIMEKRRRARINESLGQLKTLILDALKKDSSRHSKLEKADILEMTVKHLRNLQRVQMSALSADATVLSKYRAGFNECMNEVTRFLSTSEGVNTEVRSRLLNHLSSCMGQMMSMNYPQQAVSQQAHLAQPLHVQLPSTLPINAAAMGSKLSPVEAVSPKVFGGFQLVPASDGQFAFLIPNPAFASTTSPIIPLYANAGLPVAVNASPVHGSPASTAASPVHGMTSFSGGSQAVSPVGVSTGSEGNEPVWRPW; encoded by the exons ATGCCAGCTGACACTATGGAGAAGCAGACGGCATCCCCTATCGCCGGTGCCCCAGCAAGCGGAACACACACACCGGATAAACCGAAAAATGCCAGCGAGCATAGAAAA TCATCCAAACCGATCATGGAGAAACGCCGGAGAGCAAGAATAAACGAAAGCCTTGGGCAGCTCAAGACCCTCATCCTGGACGCACTTAAAAAAGAT AGCTCCAGACACTCCAAGTTGGAAAAAGCAGATATCCTAGAGATGACAGTGAAGCACTTGAGAAACCTGCAGCGTGTGCAAATGAGCG CACTCTCAGCAGATGCCACCGTCTTGAGCAAATACAGAGCCGGATTCAACGAGTGCATGAACGAAGTCACCCGCTTCCTGTCCACCTCAGAGGGGGTGAACACGGAGGTGAGGTCGAGGCTCCTCAACCACCTGTCCAGCTGCATGGGCCAGATGATGTCCATGAACTACCCGCAGCAGGCCGTGTCCCAGCAGGCGCACCTGGCTCAACCTCTCCATGTGCAGCTCCCATCCACTCTGCCTATCAACGCTGCTGCTATGGGCTCCAAACTCAGTCCTGTCGAGGCCGTCTCCCCCAAAGTCTTTGGTGGCTTTCAGCTGGTGCCTGCATCCGATGGACAATTCGCGTTTTTGATCCCTAACCCGGCATTCGCCTCAACCACATCCCCTATTATCCCCCTTTACGCAAACGCAGGACTGCCTGTTGCTGTCAACGCCAGTCCGGTGCACGGCAGCCCGGCGTCGACTGCAGCTTCTCCAGTCCACGGCATGACGTCATTCTCCGGGGGGTCCCAGGCGGTCAGCCCGGTCGGAGTCAGCACCGGCTCGGAAGGCAACGAGCCTGTTTGGAGGCCTTGGTAG